In a single window of the Equus quagga isolate Etosha38 chromosome 7, UCLA_HA_Equagga_1.0, whole genome shotgun sequence genome:
- the DRD1 gene encoding D(1A) dopamine receptor has product MSTLNTSTMDGAGLVGKRDFSFRILTGCFLSLLILSTLLGNTLVCAAVIRFRHLRSKVTNFFVISLAVSDLLVAVLVMPWKAVAEIAGFWPFGSFCNIWVAFDIMCSTASILNLCVISVDRYWAISSPFRYERKMTPKAAFILISVAWTLSVLISFIPVQLSWHKAKPASPADGNATSLGETVDNCDSSLSRTYAISSSFISFYIPVAIMIVTYTRIYRIAQKQIRRISALERAAVHAKNCQTTTGNGNPVECSQPESSFKMSFKRETKVLKTLSVIMGVFVCCWLPFFVLNCMVPFCGSGETKPFCIDSITFDVFMWFGWANSSLNPIIYAFNADFRKAFSTLLGCYRLCPTTNNAIETVSINNNGAVVFSSHHEPRGSISKDCNLVYLIPHAVGSSEDLKKEEAGGVARPLEKLSPALSVILDYDTDVSLEKIQPVTQNGQHPT; this is encoded by the coding sequence ATGAGCACTCTGAACACTTCTACCATGGATGGGGCTGGGCTGGTAGGGAAGAGGGACTTCTCCTTCCGCATCCTCACAGGCTGTTTCCTGTCGCTGCTCATCCTGTCCACACTCCTGGGGAACACACTGGTCTGTGCCGCCGTCATCAGGTTCCGACACCTGCGGTCCAAAGTGACCAACTTCTTTGTTATCTCCTTGGCCGTGTCGGATCTCTTGGTGGCTGTCTTGGTCATGCCCTGGAAAGCGGTGGCGGAGATTGCTGGCTTCTGGCCCTTTGGGTCCTTCTGTAACATCTGGGTGGCCTTTGACATCATGTGCTCCACTGCGTCTATCCTCAACCTCTGTGTGATCAGCGTGGACAGGTATTGGGCTATCTCCAGTCCCTTCCGGTATGAGAGGAAGATGACCCCCAAGGCAGCCTTCATTCTGATCAGTGTGGCATGGACCTTGTCTGTGCTCATCTCCTTCATCCCAGTGCAGCTCAGCTGGCACAAGGCGAAACCTGCGAGCCCGGCCGATGGGAATGCCACTTCCCTGGGGGAGACCGTGGACAACTGTGATTCCAGCTTGAGCAGGACATATGCCATTTCGTCCTCCTTCATAAGCTTTTACATCCCCGTGGCCATCATGATTGTCACCTACACCAGGATCTACAGGATTGCCCAGAAACAAATACGGCGCATCTCAGCCTTGGAGAGGGCAGCCGTCCACGCCAAGAATTGCCAGACCACTACAGGTAACGGAAACCCTGTGGAGTGTTCTCAACCCGAAAGCTCCTTTAAGATGTCCTTCAAAAGAGAGACTAAGGTTCTGAAGACTCTGTCAGTGATCATGGGGGTGTTTGTGTGCTGCTGGCTTCCCTTCTTCGTCTTGAACTGCATGGTGCCCTTCTGTGGGTCTGGGGAGACCAAGCCCTTCTGCATTGATTCCATCACCTTCGATGTGTTTATGTGGTTTGGGTGGGCTAATTCCTCCTTGAACCCCATCATTTATGCCTTTAATGCTGATTTTCGGAAGGCATTTTCAACCCTTTTAGGATGCTACAGACTTTGCCCTACCACAAATAACGCAATAGAGACAGTTAGCATCAATAACAACGGGGCTGTGGTGTTTTCCAGCCATCACGAGCCGCGAGGCTCCATCTCCAAGGACTGCAATCTGGTTTATCTGATCCCACATGCAGTGGGCTCCTCTGAGGACCtgaagaaggaggaggcaggtggagtAGCCAGACCTTTGGAGAAGCTGTCCCCGGCCCTGTCTGTCATATTGGACTATGACACTGATGTCTCTCTGGAGAAGATTCAGCCTGTCACACAAAATGGGCAGCACCCTACCTGA